Proteins from one Streptomyces genisteinicus genomic window:
- a CDS encoding GNAT family N-acetyltransferase: MTVIVRDFRAGDAEAVTRLRRAVLPFDVTTADALRFEVRTAHPAKKYRVLVAEDGGEIIGMTHCGIAYDASEPGLSFASPVVAAERRGRGAGSLLLRAAEEHLAAEGARTLYSWVQDSPASRAFARRHGYAPRRSAHFQRLDLAAGALPEPPEPPAGVELRTAADYEDDPRPMFAADAEATSDEPGDIATDFTDYDDWIRHTWENPLLDRGLSTVVVVDGEVAAFTAAMTDRETRYLSGMTGTVRAHRGRGYAKLAKSDSLRRARAAGFTDAFTSNDADNGPMLAINRWFGYEVCATEVRHVRDIG; this comes from the coding sequence ATGACTGTGATCGTGCGCGACTTCCGTGCCGGGGACGCCGAGGCCGTGACCCGGCTCCGGCGGGCGGTGCTCCCCTTCGACGTGACCACCGCCGACGCCCTGCGCTTCGAGGTGCGGACCGCCCACCCCGCGAAGAAGTACCGCGTGCTGGTCGCCGAGGACGGCGGCGAGATCATCGGCATGACGCACTGCGGCATCGCCTACGACGCCTCCGAGCCCGGACTCTCCTTCGCGAGCCCCGTGGTGGCGGCGGAGCGGCGGGGCCGCGGCGCGGGGAGCCTGCTGCTCCGCGCGGCGGAGGAGCATCTGGCCGCCGAGGGGGCACGGACGCTGTACTCCTGGGTCCAGGACTCCCCCGCGTCCCGGGCGTTCGCCCGCAGGCACGGCTACGCTCCGCGCCGTTCGGCGCACTTCCAGCGCCTGGACCTGGCGGCGGGCGCCCTCCCGGAGCCGCCGGAGCCGCCGGCCGGGGTGGAGCTGCGCACGGCGGCCGACTACGAGGACGACCCCCGGCCGATGTTCGCGGCGGACGCGGAGGCCACCTCCGACGAGCCGGGCGACATCGCGACGGACTTCACCGACTACGACGACTGGATACGGCACACCTGGGAGAACCCGCTGCTCGACCGGGGGCTCTCCACCGTCGTCGTGGTCGACGGCGAGGTGGCGGCGTTCACCGCGGCGATGACCGACCGCGAGACGCGCTACCTGAGCGGCATGACCGGGACCGTGCGCGCCCACCGGGGCAGGGGCTACGCCAAGCTCGCCAAGTCCGACTCGCTGCGGCGCGCCCGCGCCGCGGGCTTCACGGACGCGTTCACCAGCAACGACGCGGACAACGGGCCGATGCTGGCGATCAACCGGTGGTTCGGCTACGAGGTGTGCGCCACGGAGGTGCGGCATGTCCGGGACATCGGCTGA
- a CDS encoding DUF402 domain-containing protein, producing MSGTSAEVRIRLVKAGRTKIRYPAALLRDDGAHLVVRAPWAAPGVRDFGFVRFEPGDVFTEHYWRDRWYAVKEVRTGEGVLKGWYCDITRPAVRTADEVLVEDLDLDLWVSADGGEVLRLDEDEFAASGLAERDPRAAGAAVRALDELELLARGAGLTGLLAAG from the coding sequence ATGTCCGGGACATCGGCTGAGGTCCGGATCCGGCTCGTGAAGGCCGGCAGGACCAAGATCCGCTATCCCGCGGCGCTGCTCCGGGACGACGGCGCCCACCTCGTGGTGCGCGCCCCCTGGGCGGCGCCCGGCGTACGGGACTTCGGCTTCGTGCGGTTCGAGCCGGGTGACGTGTTCACCGAGCACTACTGGCGCGACCGGTGGTACGCCGTCAAGGAGGTCCGCACCGGCGAGGGCGTGCTCAAGGGCTGGTACTGCGACATCACCAGGCCCGCGGTGCGCACCGCCGACGAGGTGCTCGTCGAGGACCTCGACCTGGACCTCTGGGTGTCCGCGGACGGCGGCGAGGTGCTGCGCCTGGACGAGGACGAGTTCGCCGCGAGCGGCCTCGCGGAGCGGGACCCGCGGGCCGCCGGCGCCGCCGTGCGCGCCCTCGACGAGCTCGAACTCCTCGCCCGCGGCGCCGGACTGACGGGGCTCCTCGCCGCCGGCTGA
- a CDS encoding tripartite tricarboxylate transporter permease, translating into MDSLSSLIDGFGTALTPVNLLWAVLGVLLGTAIGVLPGIGPAMAVALLLPVTYGLEPTGAFIMFAGIYYGAMFGGSTTSILLNTPGESAAVVAALEGNPMAKSGRGAQALAAAAVGHFAGGMIGTILLVALAPTVADLAVGIGAPDYFAIMVLAFIAVTSVLGSSRIRGLASLLIGLTIGLVGLDQMTGQSRLTFGSLQLADGIDVVIVAVGLFAIGEALWVAARLRRTAAEAIPVGRPWLARSDVRRTWKAWLRGPVIGFPFGAIPAGGAEIPTFLSYVTEKRLSRHRDEFGRGAIEGVAGPESAASASAAGTLVSMLTLGLPTTAVAAVMLAAFQQYGIQPGPLLFEREPDLVWGLIASLFVGMVLLLALNLPLAPLWAKLLRIPRPYLYAGILFFAAVGAYAVGGEALDLVILLAVGLLGLGMRRFGLPVLPAVIGVILGPAAEQQLRRALQISDGSVTGLVDTPFSVAVYAVVLVLLAWPLLRRAFARRGAASG; encoded by the coding sequence ATGGACTCCCTCTCCTCGCTGATCGACGGCTTCGGCACCGCGCTCACCCCGGTGAACCTGCTCTGGGCGGTGCTCGGCGTCCTCCTCGGCACCGCGATCGGCGTCCTGCCCGGCATCGGCCCGGCCATGGCGGTCGCGCTGCTGCTGCCCGTCACCTACGGACTGGAGCCGACCGGCGCGTTCATCATGTTCGCCGGCATCTACTACGGCGCGATGTTCGGCGGCTCCACCACCTCGATCCTGCTCAACACCCCCGGCGAGAGCGCCGCCGTCGTCGCCGCGCTCGAAGGCAACCCGATGGCGAAGTCGGGCCGCGGGGCGCAGGCGCTCGCCGCGGCCGCCGTGGGCCACTTCGCGGGCGGCATGATCGGCACGATCCTGCTCGTCGCCCTCGCCCCCACCGTCGCTGACCTCGCCGTCGGCATCGGCGCCCCCGACTACTTCGCCATCATGGTCCTCGCGTTCATCGCCGTGACCTCCGTCCTCGGCTCGTCGCGCATCCGGGGACTCGCCTCGCTCCTGATCGGCCTCACCATCGGGCTCGTCGGCCTCGACCAGATGACCGGGCAGTCCCGGCTCACCTTCGGCTCGCTCCAGCTCGCGGACGGCATCGACGTCGTCATCGTCGCCGTCGGCCTCTTCGCCATCGGCGAGGCCCTGTGGGTCGCCGCCCGGCTGCGGCGCACCGCTGCCGAGGCCATACCCGTCGGACGGCCCTGGCTCGCCCGGTCGGACGTGCGGCGGACGTGGAAGGCGTGGCTGCGCGGACCGGTCATCGGCTTCCCGTTCGGGGCGATCCCCGCGGGCGGCGCGGAGATCCCCACCTTCCTGTCGTACGTCACCGAGAAGCGGCTCTCCCGGCACCGGGACGAGTTCGGGCGCGGTGCGATCGAGGGCGTCGCCGGGCCCGAGTCGGCCGCCTCGGCGTCCGCCGCGGGCACGCTGGTGTCGATGCTGACGCTGGGGCTCCCGACGACCGCGGTCGCCGCCGTGATGCTCGCCGCGTTCCAGCAGTACGGCATCCAGCCCGGACCGCTGCTCTTCGAGCGCGAGCCCGACCTGGTCTGGGGCCTCATCGCCTCGCTGTTCGTCGGCATGGTGCTGCTGCTCGCGCTGAACCTGCCGCTCGCGCCCCTCTGGGCGAAGCTGCTGCGGATCCCCCGGCCGTACCTGTACGCGGGCATCCTCTTCTTCGCCGCCGTCGGCGCGTACGCGGTGGGCGGCGAGGCGCTCGACCTGGTGATCCTGCTCGCCGTCGGCCTGCTCGGCCTCGGGATGCGGCGCTTCGGACTGCCCGTGCTGCCCGCGGTGATCGGCGTCATCCTCGGCCCGGCCGCCGAACAGCAGCTGCGGCGGGCGCTGCAGATCAGCGACGGCAGCGTCACGGGACTCGTCGACACCCCGTTCTCGGTCGCCGTCTACGCCGTGGTCCTGGTCCTGCTGGCGTGGCCGCTGCTGAGGAGGGCCTTCGCACGGCGCGGGGCCGCATCCGGCTGA
- a CDS encoding tripartite tricarboxylate transporter TctB family protein: protein MTTPDTPGTPETPGASELPATPGPRPAGAAAWLRERSELGVGLLLALIGILVLTDAFTMDVDIAQRGPVGPRTVPFAVGTGLLVVAVLLTADVLRGGRGEAEGGEDVDLAELGDWRTVLLLTGVFLAFAVLIEPLGFPVAGALLFWGSAFALGSRHHHRDPLIAAVLAVATYAVFDRLLGVPLPGGPLMGVL from the coding sequence GTGACCACCCCCGACACCCCAGGCACCCCCGAGACCCCAGGCGCCTCCGAACTCCCCGCCACCCCCGGCCCCCGGCCGGCCGGAGCCGCGGCCTGGCTGCGCGAGCGCTCCGAACTCGGCGTGGGCCTGCTGCTCGCCCTCATCGGCATCCTCGTCCTGACCGACGCGTTCACCATGGACGTCGACATCGCCCAGCGCGGCCCCGTCGGCCCGCGGACCGTGCCCTTCGCCGTCGGGACCGGTCTGCTGGTGGTGGCCGTGCTGCTCACCGCCGACGTGCTCCGCGGCGGACGCGGGGAGGCGGAGGGCGGCGAGGACGTCGACCTCGCCGAACTGGGCGACTGGCGCACCGTGCTGCTGCTGACGGGCGTCTTCCTCGCCTTCGCCGTCCTCATCGAACCGCTGGGCTTCCCGGTCGCCGGGGCCCTGCTGTTCTGGGGCTCGGCCTTCGCCCTCGGCAGCCGGCACCACCACCGCGACCCGCTGATCGCGGCGGTCCTCGCCGTCGCCACCTATGCCGTCTTCGACCGTCTGCTCGGCGTTCCCCTGCCCGGCGGCCCGCTCATGGGGGTGCTGTAG
- a CDS encoding Bug family tripartite tricarboxylate transporter substrate binding protein yields MRLRTPFAVLGAALLVLVAPPLLTPGSGADTGTRIPGLRIMVPNTPGGGYDITARTAARNAEDAGLSHGIEVFNLPGAGGTVGLARLAGERGNGRLAMSMGLGVVGAVHTNKAPTTLADTTPIARLTEEQDIVVVGKDSPYRTIDELITAWKAAPGKLPVGGGSSPGGPDHLAPMLMAQAAGIAPRSVNYVPFDGGGELLASVLGGKVAFGVSGVGEYLDQIRSGELRLLAVTGPKRVPGLDAPTLREAGLDTEFTNWRGIVAPPGLTDQERDRLVALVTELHASPQWQESLRTNGWDDAFLTGDAFGDFLAAQDRNVDQVLKELGL; encoded by the coding sequence GTGCGATTGCGCACCCCCTTCGCCGTGCTCGGGGCCGCTCTGCTGGTGCTCGTCGCGCCCCCGCTGCTCACCCCGGGCAGCGGCGCCGACACCGGTACCCGGATCCCCGGACTGCGCATCATGGTCCCCAACACCCCCGGCGGCGGCTACGACATCACCGCCCGCACCGCCGCCAGGAACGCCGAGGACGCCGGACTCAGCCACGGCATCGAGGTGTTCAACCTCCCCGGTGCGGGCGGCACCGTCGGCCTCGCCCGGCTCGCCGGCGAGCGGGGCAACGGCAGGCTCGCCATGTCCATGGGCCTCGGGGTGGTGGGCGCCGTGCACACCAACAAGGCCCCCACCACCCTCGCCGACACCACACCGATCGCCCGGCTCACCGAGGAGCAGGACATCGTCGTCGTCGGCAAGGACTCGCCGTACCGGACCATCGACGAGCTGATCACCGCCTGGAAGGCCGCGCCCGGCAAACTGCCGGTCGGCGGCGGCTCCTCGCCCGGCGGACCCGACCACCTCGCGCCCATGCTGATGGCGCAGGCTGCCGGGATCGCCCCCCGTTCCGTCAACTACGTGCCCTTCGACGGCGGCGGCGAACTCCTCGCCTCCGTCCTCGGCGGCAAGGTCGCCTTCGGGGTCTCCGGCGTCGGCGAATACCTCGACCAGATCCGGTCGGGGGAGCTGCGGCTGCTCGCGGTCACCGGCCCGAAGCGGGTGCCCGGCCTGGACGCGCCCACCCTGCGCGAGGCGGGGCTCGACACCGAGTTCACCAACTGGCGCGGCATCGTCGCCCCGCCCGGGCTCACCGACCAGGAACGCGACCGGCTCGTCGCGCTCGTCACCGAGCTGCACGCCTCACCCCAGTGGCAGGAGTCGCTGCGCACCAACGGCTGGGACGACGCCTTCCTGACCGGCGACGCGTTCGGCGACTTCCTCGCCGCCCAGGACCGCAACGTCGACCAGGTGCTGAAGGAGCTGGGCCTGTGA
- a CDS encoding response regulator encodes MTKVLVVDDDFMVAKLHSRYVSEAEGFTVSAVAHSGGEALRAAERHRPDLVLLDVYLPDMDGIAVLRELRAAEAADPGRGCTDALFITAARDAAVVRSALRAGALHYLIKPFTRAALHEQLRHVASLRSRLEHLDEARQEDVDQLFGGRPPGSRELPKGLAAHTAERVERILRDHPGDVSATECAEALSLSRVSARRYLEHFAVTGRAEVTLRYGATGRPERRYRRVG; translated from the coding sequence GTGACGAAGGTGCTGGTGGTCGACGACGACTTCATGGTCGCCAAGCTGCACAGCCGCTATGTGTCCGAGGCGGAGGGCTTCACGGTCTCCGCGGTGGCGCACAGCGGCGGCGAGGCGCTGCGCGCCGCGGAGCGGCACCGGCCCGACCTGGTGCTGCTCGACGTGTACCTGCCCGACATGGACGGGATCGCGGTGCTGCGGGAGCTGCGCGCCGCGGAGGCCGCGGACCCGGGCCGGGGATGCACGGACGCCCTGTTCATCACCGCCGCGCGGGACGCGGCCGTGGTGCGGTCGGCGCTGCGGGCGGGGGCGCTGCACTATCTGATCAAGCCCTTCACCCGGGCCGCGCTGCACGAGCAGCTGCGCCATGTCGCCTCGCTGCGGTCCCGGCTGGAGCACCTGGACGAGGCACGGCAGGAGGACGTGGACCAGCTCTTCGGGGGCCGTCCGCCGGGTTCCCGGGAGCTGCCGAAGGGGCTGGCCGCGCACACGGCGGAGCGGGTGGAGCGGATCCTGCGGGACCATCCGGGCGACGTGTCGGCCACGGAGTGCGCCGAGGCCCTGTCGCTGTCCCGGGTCAGCGCCCGGCGCTATCTGGAGCACTTCGCCGTCACCGGCAGGGCGGAGGTGACGCTGCGGTACGGGGCGACGGGCCGCCCGGAGCGCCGCTACCGCCGGGTCGGCTGA
- a CDS encoding VOC family protein → MAGEISFFELGVGDPDKARAFYGGLFGWVFEAGTTEGGGYAIRTEGAPGGVHGGDPGARPYVFFRVDAMDAALDRVRELGGRVDETELGGDEETVARFGRFLICEDDQGSAFGLHEPPPAPPAA, encoded by the coding sequence ATGGCCGGGGAGATCTCCTTCTTCGAACTGGGTGTGGGCGACCCCGACAAGGCGCGCGCCTTCTACGGCGGCCTGTTCGGCTGGGTCTTCGAGGCGGGCACGACCGAGGGCGGCGGCTACGCGATCCGCACCGAGGGAGCCCCCGGCGGAGTGCACGGCGGCGATCCGGGGGCCCGCCCGTACGTCTTCTTCCGCGTCGACGCCATGGACGCCGCGCTCGACCGGGTCCGTGAACTCGGCGGCCGGGTGGACGAGACGGAGCTCGGCGGGGACGAGGAGACCGTCGCCCGCTTCGGGCGCTTCCTGATCTGCGAGGACGACCAGGGGTCGGCCTTCGGCCTCCACGAGCCCCCGCCCGCGCCGCCCGCCGCCTGA
- a CDS encoding lytic polysaccharide monooxygenase auxiliary activity family 9 protein yields the protein MTSRRRAATVAALGLAPLALVSLATAPASAHGSMTDPVSRISACFAEGPENPVSAACKALVAAGGPQPLYDWNEVNIANAAGNHRQLIPDGKLCSAGRDKYKGLDAARADWPSSAMSAGNRTFTYKATAPHKGTFSLYVTKEGYDPSKPLAWSDLEEKPFAEVTDPKLENGSYAFTGVVPNRTGRHLIYSIWQRSDSPEAFYTCSDVVFGKDSSGGAPAPTASAPSDEEIADGAGKSTVDHGGHGGDGHEGHGSTPAAEPADAAAPEADAGANAPEAAGAADPSPAAAPGASGDEVNLAETGGDGSTVYLAAGGAAALAIGAAALFGLGRRRTAAAGGRHGR from the coding sequence ATGACCTCTCGCCGCAGGGCCGCCACGGTCGCCGCACTCGGTCTCGCGCCGCTCGCGCTGGTCTCGCTGGCCACGGCCCCGGCGTCCGCGCACGGCTCGATGACGGACCCGGTCAGCCGGATCTCCGCCTGTTTCGCCGAGGGCCCGGAGAACCCGGTCTCGGCAGCGTGCAAGGCCCTGGTCGCGGCGGGCGGCCCGCAGCCGCTGTACGACTGGAACGAGGTCAACATCGCCAACGCGGCGGGCAACCACCGGCAGTTGATCCCGGACGGCAAGCTGTGCAGCGCCGGCCGCGACAAGTACAAGGGGCTCGACGCGGCGCGCGCCGACTGGCCCTCGTCCGCGATGTCCGCGGGGAACCGCACCTTCACCTACAAGGCGACGGCCCCGCACAAGGGCACGTTCTCGCTGTACGTGACCAAGGAGGGGTACGACCCGTCGAAGCCGCTGGCCTGGTCCGACCTGGAGGAGAAGCCGTTCGCCGAGGTCACCGACCCGAAGCTGGAGAACGGGTCGTACGCGTTCACCGGCGTCGTGCCGAACCGGACGGGCCGGCACCTGATCTACTCGATCTGGCAGCGCTCCGACTCCCCCGAGGCCTTCTACACCTGCTCCGACGTGGTGTTCGGCAAGGACAGCTCCGGCGGCGCCCCCGCGCCCACCGCCTCTGCCCCCTCGGACGAGGAGATCGCGGACGGCGCCGGCAAGTCGACCGTGGACCACGGCGGTCACGGGGGCGACGGCCACGAGGGCCACGGGAGCACTCCGGCGGCGGAGCCCGCGGACGCGGCGGCCCCGGAGGCGGACGCGGGGGCGAACGCGCCCGAGGCCGCCGGGGCGGCCGACCCGTCGCCGGCCGCGGCCCCCGGGGCCTCCGGTGACGAGGTGAACCTCGCCGAGACCGGCGGCGACGGCAGCACGGTGTACCTCGCGGCCGGCGGCGCCGCCGCGCTCGCGATCGGCGCCGCGGCGCTGTTCGGGCTGGGCCGCCGCCGCACCGCCGCGGCCGGCGGGCGTCACGGCCGCTGA
- a CDS encoding esterase/lipase family protein, producing MLPSTRMLRPLSAVLLALALVLTPAVTASAAQSAAAPASGWNDYRCKPSQAHPRPVVLVHGTFGNSVDNWLVLAPYLVKRGYCVFSLDYGQLPGVPFFHGLGPVEESAAQLDAFVARVRGATGAAKVDIVGHSQGGMMPRHYLKFLGGAAEVNALVGIAPSNHGTTLGGLTRLLPYFPGVAGLIDEHTPALADQVAGSAFLTRLNQGGDTVPGVRYTVIATRWDEVVTPWRTQYLSGPDVRNVLLQDLCPLDLSEHVAIGTVDVIAAHEVANALDPANARRTTCASVLG from the coding sequence ATGCTGCCCTCCACCCGCATGCTCAGACCGCTGTCGGCCGTGCTGCTGGCCCTCGCCCTCGTCCTCACCCCGGCCGTCACCGCGTCCGCCGCCCAGTCGGCCGCCGCGCCCGCCAGTGGCTGGAACGACTACCGCTGCAAGCCCTCCCAGGCCCACCCCCGGCCCGTCGTCCTGGTGCACGGGACCTTCGGGAACTCCGTCGACAACTGGCTCGTCCTCGCCCCCTACCTGGTGAAGCGCGGCTACTGCGTCTTCTCCCTCGACTACGGGCAGCTCCCCGGGGTGCCCTTCTTCCACGGCCTCGGCCCGGTCGAGGAGTCGGCCGCGCAGCTCGACGCCTTCGTCGCCCGGGTCCGCGGCGCCACGGGCGCCGCGAAGGTCGACATCGTCGGCCACTCCCAGGGCGGCATGATGCCCCGTCACTACCTGAAGTTCCTCGGCGGCGCCGCCGAGGTCAACGCCCTCGTCGGCATCGCGCCCAGCAATCACGGCACCACCCTCGGCGGGCTGACCCGGCTGCTCCCGTACTTCCCCGGAGTCGCCGGACTGATCGACGAGCACACCCCCGCCCTCGCCGACCAGGTCGCGGGGTCCGCCTTCCTCACCCGTCTCAACCAGGGCGGCGACACCGTACCGGGCGTGCGCTACACCGTCATCGCCACCCGCTGGGACGAGGTCGTCACGCCCTGGCGCACGCAGTACCTGAGCGGACCGGACGTCCGCAACGTGCTGCTCCAGGACCTGTGTCCGCTCGACCTCTCCGAGCACGTCGCCATCGGCACCGTCGACGTGATCGCCGCCCATGAGGTCGCCAACGCGCTCGACCCGGCCAACGCCCGCCGGACGACCTGCGCGTCCGTCCTCGGCTGA
- a CDS encoding DNA polymerase Y family protein, producing the protein MILHVRFLLPPVHEAALPALLAVAEDVSPVVQALPPDAALVDVRGAERYFGRDAAGLAALLRVRLLAHCGVDSVIGAGPTPMIARMAAREAAPGTTRVVTEEDTAGFLADKPVAALGGVGPAAARTLCSYGLDSAGRVAAAPLAVVQRLLGVRAGREVWERARGIDRTAVVPDALSRSMAAERAFGIDELDPDRQRRALLSLAGELGARMRGERQVCRSLALTVRCADRSAVTRTRTLREPTAHSPSLVTAAYAMHESLGLQRARVRAVSLRAEGLGPAERAARQLSFDPSDERARRLEAAADRARARFGPGAVTRGALAA; encoded by the coding sequence ATGATCCTCCACGTACGGTTCCTGCTGCCGCCGGTGCACGAGGCGGCGCTGCCCGCCCTGCTCGCGGTCGCCGAGGACGTCAGCCCGGTCGTCCAGGCCCTGCCGCCGGACGCCGCGCTCGTCGACGTCCGGGGCGCCGAACGCTACTTCGGACGGGACGCCGCCGGACTCGCCGCCCTGCTGCGGGTGCGGCTGCTCGCCCACTGCGGCGTGGACAGCGTGATCGGCGCGGGCCCCACCCCGATGATCGCCCGGATGGCGGCCCGCGAGGCCGCGCCCGGCACGACCCGGGTCGTGACGGAGGAGGACACGGCCGGCTTCCTGGCGGACAAACCGGTCGCCGCGCTCGGCGGCGTCGGCCCGGCGGCCGCCCGCACCCTCTGCTCCTACGGCCTCGACTCCGCCGGCCGCGTCGCGGCCGCCCCGCTCGCCGTCGTGCAGCGTCTGCTGGGCGTGCGCGCCGGACGCGAGGTGTGGGAGCGGGCGCGGGGAATCGACCGCACGGCGGTCGTACCCGACGCGCTCTCCCGGTCGATGGCCGCGGAACGCGCCTTCGGCATCGACGAACTGGACCCGGACCGGCAGCGCAGGGCACTGCTCTCGCTCGCCGGGGAGCTGGGCGCGCGGATGCGCGGGGAGCGGCAGGTGTGCCGCTCCCTCGCCCTCACCGTGCGCTGCGCCGACCGGTCCGCCGTCACCCGCACCCGCACCCTGCGCGAGCCGACCGCCCACTCGCCGTCCCTCGTCACCGCGGCATACGCGATGCACGAGTCGCTCGGGCTGCAGCGGGCGCGGGTGCGGGCGGTGTCGCTGCGCGCCGAAGGGCTCGGACCGGCCGAAAGGGCCGCCCGCCAGCTGTCGTTCGACCCCTCCGACGAGCGGGCGCGCCGCCTGGAGGCGGCCGCGGACCGGGCACGCGCCCGCTTCGGCCCGGGGGCGGTGACCCGGGGGGCGCTGGCGGCGTAG